In Musa acuminata AAA Group cultivar baxijiao chromosome BXJ2-10, Cavendish_Baxijiao_AAA, whole genome shotgun sequence, a genomic segment contains:
- the LOC135625021 gene encoding eukaryotic translation initiation factor 5A-2-like: MSDEEHHFESKADAGASKTYPQQAGTIRKNGYIVIKGRPCKVVEVSTSKTGKHGHAKCHFVAIDIFNAKKLEDIVPSSHNCDVPHVTRTDYQLIDISEDGFVSLLTESGNTKDDLKLPTDENLLAQLKDGFAEGKDLVVTVMSAMGEEQICALKDIGPK; the protein is encoded by the exons ATGTCGGATGAAGAGCATCATTTCGAGTCCAAGGCCGACGCTGGAGCGTCCAAGACCTACCCGCAACAGGCTGGGACGATCCGGAAGAATGGGTACATCGTGATCAAGGGGAGACCATGCAAG GTTGTTGAAGTTTCAACCTCCAAGACTGGGAAGCATGGCCACGCAAAATGTCACTTTGTTGCCATAGACATCTTTAATGCAAAAAAACTTGAGGATATCGTGCCATCCTCCCACAACTGTGAT GTTCCTCATGTTACTCGCACTGATTATCAACTGATCGACATATCTGAAGATGGTTTT GTGAGTCTTTTGACTGAGAGTGGCAACACCAAAGATGATCTGAAACTCCCAACTGATGAAAATTTGCTCGCTCAG CTCAAGGATGGGTTTGCTGAGGGGAAGGATCTGGTTGTTACTGTGATGTCTGCAATGGGTGAAGAACAGATCTGTGCTCTGAAGGACATTGGCCCCAAGTAA
- the LOC135584069 gene encoding eukaryotic translation initiation factor 6-2-like: MATRIQFENSCEVGVFSKLTNAYCLVAIGGSENFYSMFEAELADVIPVVKTSIAGTRIIGRLCAGNKNGLLLPHTTTDQELQHLRNSLPDQVVVQRIEERLSALGNCIACNDHVALTHPDLDRETEELIADVLGVEVFRQTIAGNILVGSYCAISNRGGLVHPHTSIEDLDELSTLLQVPLVAGTVNRGSEVIAAGMTVNDWTAFCGSDTTATELSVIESVFKLREARPSSIVDEMRKSLIDSYV, from the exons ATGGCTACTC GTATTCAATTTGAGAACTCTTGTGAAGTTGGGGTTTTCTCAAAGCTGACCAATGCCTATTGTTTGGTTGCGATTGGAGGATCAGAAAACTTCTACAG CATGTTTGAAGCCGAGTTGGCTGATGTTATCCCTGTGGTGAAGACCTCTATAGCAGGCACTAGAATAATTGGGCGACTTTGTGCTG GAAATAAAAATGGGCTTCTCTTGCCTCACACCACGACGGACCAAG AGCTCCAACATCTGAGGAATAGTCTACCTGATCAAGTGGTTGTTCAAAGAATAGAGGAAAGACTATCTGCTTTAGGCAATTGCATAGCTTGCAACGATCATGTTGCTCTCACACACCCTGATCTGGACAGG GAAACTGAAGAGCTCATCGCCGATGTACTTGGAGTAGAAGTATTCAGGCAGACAATTGCTGGGAATATACTGGTTGGCAGTTATTGTGCAATTTCGAACAGAGGGGGTCTG GTTCACCCGCATACATCCATTGAAGACCTCGACGAGCTCTCCACTCTTCTCCAAGTCCCACTCGTTGCCGGAACAGTGAACCGAGGCAGTGAGGTAATTGCTGCTGGTATGACTGTGAACGACTGGACAGCCTTCTGTGGATCCGACACCACTGCAACTGAGCTCTCTGTCATTGAGAGCGTTTTCAAACTAAGAGAAGCCCGGCCAAGCTCTATCGTTGATGAGATGAGGAAGTCACTCATCGACAGTTATGTTTAG
- the LOC103968572 gene encoding UDP-glucose 6-dehydrogenase 4: MVKICCIGAGYVGGPTMAVIALKCPSIEVVVVDISASRIAAWNSDQLPIYEPGLDDVVKQCRGKNLFFSTNVEVHVAEADIIFVSVNTPTKTRGLGAGKAADLTYWESAARMIADVSRSDKIVVEKSTVPVKTAEAIEKILTHNSKGVNYQILSNPEFLAEGTAIQDLFTPDRVLIGGRETPEGRRAVQTLKDVYAHWVPEDRILTTNLWSAELSKLAANAFLAQRISSVNAISALCEATGANVSEVAFAVGKDSRIGPKFLNASVGFGGSCFQKDILNLVYICECNGLPEVANYWRQVIKINDYQKSRFVNRVVSSMFNTVSGKKIAVLGFAFKKDTGDTRETPAIDVCKGLLGDKASISIYDPQVTEEQIRRDLAMNKFDWDHPAHLQPTSPAAVKQVSVTWDAYAAAKGAHGVCILTEWDEFRELDYQRIYDNMQKPAFVFDGRNVVDAEKLRAIGFIVYAIGKPLDSWLKDMPAIA; the protein is encoded by the coding sequence ATGGTGAAGATATGCTGCATCGGAGCTGGCTATGTAGGTGGCCCGACCATGGCCGTGATCGCCCTCAAGTGCCCCTCGATCGAGGTGGTGGTCGTCGACATCTCCGCCAGCCGGATCGCTGCATGGAACAGCGATCAACTCCCCATCTACGAGCCAGGCCTTGACGACGTCGTCAAGCAGTGCCGAGGGAAGAACCTTTTCTTCAGCACTAACGTCGAAGTGCACGTCGCTGAGGCTGACATCATCTTCGTCTCCGTGAACACCCCCACCAAAACCCGCGGCCTCGGAGCGGGCAAGGCCGCCGACCTGACCTACTGGGAGAGTGCGGCCCGCATGATCGCGGACGTCTCCCGGTCCGACAAGATCGTGGTCGAGAAGTCCACGGTCCCGGTCAAGACAGCGGAGGCCATCGAGAAGATCTTGACCCACAACAGCAAGGGAGTCAACTACCAGATCCTGTCGAACCCGGAGTTCCTCGCGGAGGGCACGGCGATCCAGGATCTGTTCACGCCCGACCGAGTCCTCATCGGTGGTCGGGAGACCCCGGAGGGCCGCCGGGCTGTGCAAACGCTGAAGGATGTCTACGCCCACTGGGTACCCGAGGATCGCATTCTGACGACCAACTTGTGGTCCGCGGAGCTATCCAAGCTCGCCGCCAACGCCTTCTTGGCGCAGAGGATCTCCTCGGTCAACGCCATCTCCGCGCTCTGCGAGGCCACCGGCGCTAACGTCTCCGAGGTGGCCTTCGCCGTGGGGAAGGACTCCAGGATCGGGCCCAAGTTCTTGAACGCCAGTGTCGGATTCGGAGGGTCCTGCTTCCAGAAAGACATCCTCAACCTGGTCTACATCTGCGAGTGCAACGGGCTGCCGGAGGTGGCCAACTACTGGAGGCAAGTCATCAAGATCAACGACTACCAGAAGAGCCGCTTCGTGAACCGGGTCGTCTCCTCCATGTTCAACACCGTGTCGGGGAAGAAGATCGCGGTTCTCGGGTTCGCCTTCAAGAAGGACACGGGGGACACACGGGAGACGCCCGCCATCGACGTCTGCAAGGGTCTGCTGGGGGACAAGGCCAGCATCAGCATCTACGACCCGCAGGTGACGGAGGAGCAGATCCGGCGTGACCTCGCCATGAACAAGTTCGACTGGGATCACCCTGCGCACCTGCAGCCGACGAGCCCGGCCGCCGTGAAGCAGGTGAGCGTGACGTGGGACGCGTACGCGGCCGCCAAGGGGGCGCACGGCGTCTGCATCTTGACGGAGTGGGACGAGTTCAGGGAGCTGGACTACCAGAGGATCTACGACAACATGCAGAAGCCGGCCTTCGTGTTCGACGGCCGCAATGTGGTGGACGCAGAGAAGCTCAGGGCAATCGGCTTCATCGTCTACGCCATCGGAAAGCCTCTGGATTCATGGCTCAAGGACATGCCCGCTATTGCCTGA